One stretch of Eretmochelys imbricata isolate rEreImb1 chromosome 1, rEreImb1.hap1, whole genome shotgun sequence DNA includes these proteins:
- the RRP8 gene encoding ribosomal RNA-processing protein 8 isoform X2, producing MGAGAEEGAPRGSLQKQRRRLLATLQRLEASSCTDPPQSPGPLSGDSESESDSAGRAGRKQPRKQRQGLKPRAASSPGVAAGAPSGSGAPHPGPEAGPAGRRRRKDSAAEAPGDSTPAPSKEQPSRELGAAAGRPVPLLTRKQWRNKQKNKRRQKNKFKVGAGQDVGQGTSALPASELSGVLRARMEERLQSARFRYINQQLYTSSSQEAAQLFQRDPAAFAIYHRGFARQVGRWPENPVHRIIQYLRGRPASLVVADFGCGDCKIATSVRNKVHSFDLVALSPRVTVCDMAKVPLADESVDVTVFCLALMGTNLQEILEEANRVLRPGGTLKVAEVASRFADIRAFVSAVTQLGFQIVSKDLGNPFFYMFDFSKTGQPRAGGSLPGLALRPCLYKKR from the exons ATGGGGGCAGGAGCTGAGGAGGGG GCTCCTAGAGGCTCCTTGCAGAAGCAGCGCAGACGGCTCCTCGCGACCCTGCAGCGCCTAGAGGCCTCGAGCTGCACGGACCctcctcagagccctgggccccTGTCTGGGGACAGCGAATCTGAGTCTGACTCTGCGGGCCGGGCAGGGAGGAAACAGCCCAGGAAACAGAGACAGGGCCTGAAACCCagagctgcctcctcccccggTGTCGCCGCAGGGGCTCCAAGCGGCTCTGGCGCTCCCCACCCAGGACCGGAGGCAGGCCCCGCTGGCAGGAGACGGAGGAAAG ATTCTGCAGCAGAGGCCCCCGGGGACAGCACGCCTGCACCCAGCAAAGAGCAGCCGAGCCGGGAGCTGGGCGCAGCCGCTGGCAGGCCGGTTCCATTGCTGACCAGGAAGCAGTGGAGGAACAAACAGAAGAATAAAAGGCGACAGAAGAACAAGTTCAAAGTGGGCGCGGGGcaggatgtggggcaggggaCCTCGGCACTGCCCGCGTCTGAGCTCTCGGGGGTGCTGCGGGCCCGGATGGAGGAGCGGCTCCAGTCAGCCCGTTTCCGCTACATCAACCAGCAGCTCTACACGTCCAGCAGCCAGGAGGCAGCCCAGCTCTTCCAGCGCGACCCTGCTGCCTTTGCCATCTATCACCGCGGCTTTGCCCGGCAGGTGGGACGCTGGCCTGAGAATCCAGTTCACCGCATTATCCAGTACCTGCGGGGTCG GCCGGCCTCGCTGGTGGTGGCAGATTTTGGCTGCGGCGACTGCAAGATTGCGACCAGTGTCAGGAACAAGGTTCATTCGTTCGACCTGGTGGCGCTGAGCCCACGTGTCACTGTGTGTGACATGGCCAAG GTGCCGCTGGCAGATGAGTCTGTGGATGTCACCGTGTTCTGCCTGGCGTTGATGGGCACCAATCTGCAGGAGATCCTGGAAGAGGCCAACCGGGTGCTGAGGCCAGG GGGCACGCTGAAGGTGGCAGAGGTTGCCAGCCGCTTCGCAGACATCCGGGCCTTTGTGAGCGCTGTGACTCAGCTGGGCTTTCAGATTGTCTCCAAG GACCTGGGCAATCCGTTTTTCTATATGTTTGATTTCTCCAAGACGGGGCAgccccgggcgggggggagccTGCCTGGCCTGGCGCTGAGACCCTGCCTCTACAAGAAGCGCTGA
- the RRP8 gene encoding ribosomal RNA-processing protein 8 isoform X1 has protein sequence MFDEGGWNKEDGGEALSQALLRPRHRPAQHCTLAPRGSLQKQRRRLLATLQRLEASSCTDPPQSPGPLSGDSESESDSAGRAGRKQPRKQRQGLKPRAASSPGVAAGAPSGSGAPHPGPEAGPAGRRRRKDSAAEAPGDSTPAPSKEQPSRELGAAAGRPVPLLTRKQWRNKQKNKRRQKNKFKVGAGQDVGQGTSALPASELSGVLRARMEERLQSARFRYINQQLYTSSSQEAAQLFQRDPAAFAIYHRGFARQVGRWPENPVHRIIQYLRGRPASLVVADFGCGDCKIATSVRNKVHSFDLVALSPRVTVCDMAKVPLADESVDVTVFCLALMGTNLQEILEEANRVLRPGGTLKVAEVASRFADIRAFVSAVTQLGFQIVSKDLGNPFFYMFDFSKTGQPRAGGSLPGLALRPCLYKKR, from the exons aTGTTTGACGAAGGGGGGTGGAACAAGGAGGATGGTGGGGAGGCTCTCAGCCAGGCTCTCCTGCGCCCTCGGCACcgccctgcccagcactgcaccctg GCTCCTAGAGGCTCCTTGCAGAAGCAGCGCAGACGGCTCCTCGCGACCCTGCAGCGCCTAGAGGCCTCGAGCTGCACGGACCctcctcagagccctgggccccTGTCTGGGGACAGCGAATCTGAGTCTGACTCTGCGGGCCGGGCAGGGAGGAAACAGCCCAGGAAACAGAGACAGGGCCTGAAACCCagagctgcctcctcccccggTGTCGCCGCAGGGGCTCCAAGCGGCTCTGGCGCTCCCCACCCAGGACCGGAGGCAGGCCCCGCTGGCAGGAGACGGAGGAAAG ATTCTGCAGCAGAGGCCCCCGGGGACAGCACGCCTGCACCCAGCAAAGAGCAGCCGAGCCGGGAGCTGGGCGCAGCCGCTGGCAGGCCGGTTCCATTGCTGACCAGGAAGCAGTGGAGGAACAAACAGAAGAATAAAAGGCGACAGAAGAACAAGTTCAAAGTGGGCGCGGGGcaggatgtggggcaggggaCCTCGGCACTGCCCGCGTCTGAGCTCTCGGGGGTGCTGCGGGCCCGGATGGAGGAGCGGCTCCAGTCAGCCCGTTTCCGCTACATCAACCAGCAGCTCTACACGTCCAGCAGCCAGGAGGCAGCCCAGCTCTTCCAGCGCGACCCTGCTGCCTTTGCCATCTATCACCGCGGCTTTGCCCGGCAGGTGGGACGCTGGCCTGAGAATCCAGTTCACCGCATTATCCAGTACCTGCGGGGTCG GCCGGCCTCGCTGGTGGTGGCAGATTTTGGCTGCGGCGACTGCAAGATTGCGACCAGTGTCAGGAACAAGGTTCATTCGTTCGACCTGGTGGCGCTGAGCCCACGTGTCACTGTGTGTGACATGGCCAAG GTGCCGCTGGCAGATGAGTCTGTGGATGTCACCGTGTTCTGCCTGGCGTTGATGGGCACCAATCTGCAGGAGATCCTGGAAGAGGCCAACCGGGTGCTGAGGCCAGG GGGCACGCTGAAGGTGGCAGAGGTTGCCAGCCGCTTCGCAGACATCCGGGCCTTTGTGAGCGCTGTGACTCAGCTGGGCTTTCAGATTGTCTCCAAG GACCTGGGCAATCCGTTTTTCTATATGTTTGATTTCTCCAAGACGGGGCAgccccgggcgggggggagccTGCCTGGCCTGGCGCTGAGACCCTGCCTCTACAAGAAGCGCTGA